One window of Lemur catta isolate mLemCat1 chromosome 3, mLemCat1.pri, whole genome shotgun sequence genomic DNA carries:
- the RGS5 gene encoding regulator of G-protein signaling 5: MCKGLAALPHSCLERAKEIKIKLGILLQKPDSAVDLVIPYNEKPERPAKTQKPSPEEALQWRDSLDKLLQNDYGLASFKSFLKSEFSEENLEFWIACEDYKKLKSPAKMAEKAKQIYEEFIQTEAPKEVNIDHFTKDTTMKNLVEPSLSSFDVAQKRIHALMEKDSLPRFVRSEFYQELIK, translated from the exons GGCCAAGGAGATTAAGATCAAGTTGGGAATTCTGCTCCAGAAGCCAGACTCGGCCGTGGACCTGGTCATCCCGTACAACGAGAAGCCGGAGAGACCAGCCAAGACCCAGAA ACCCTCGCCGGAGGAGGCCCTTCAGTGGCGTGATTCCCTGGACAAGCTCCTGCAGAACGACT ACGGACTTGCCAGTTTCAAAAGTTTCCTGAAGTCTGAATTCAGCGAGGAAAACCTGGAGTTCTGGATTGCCTGTGAGGACTACAAGAAGCTCAAGTCCCCTGCCAAGATGGCCGAGAAGGCAAAGCAAATCTATGAAGAATTCATCCAAACAGAGGCCCCTAAAGAG GTGAACATTGACCACTTCACCAAGGACACTACGATGAAGAACCTGGTGGAACCTTCCCTGAGCAGCTTTGACGTGGCCCAGAAACGCATCCATGCCCTGATGGAGAAGGATTCGCTGCCTCGCTTTGTGCGCTCTGAGTTTTACCAGGAGTTAATCAAGTAG